One Oncorhynchus clarkii lewisi isolate Uvic-CL-2024 chromosome 28, UVic_Ocla_1.0, whole genome shotgun sequence genomic region harbors:
- the LOC139387080 gene encoding atypical chemokine receptor 2 — translation MDLNIPELSDDYNYSHYYDYGDEPLDGFGLCEKAHVKVFGRIFLPVSYIVICTLSIIVNILFISTLIKSKHHRKTFPMNMAISDMLFALTLPFWAVYAHNEWIFGNDSCKTVTAIYITTLYSSILFITCISVDRYLGVVWTLSSWNHCSPMENTLVSFVVWSLSILAAAPHWTFVQEQEFHGQKICMYPFGEENHLPLWKILMKFQLNVFGFLTPFLIMLFCYLRVCCAVAKVKVGPRRKSLKLVMIVVVVFFVLWFPYNIVSFLHSLQHLHVISNCATSLHLDFAIQVTEVIAYSHGFVNPIVYAFVNKRVWKGFATMCGGKCRRRTSDEYVLECSDSTKSMSVQSGVIELQAVQSYLENNTHQPTNTERR, via the coding sequence ATGGATTTAAACATCCCCGAACTGAGTGATGACTATAATTACAGCCATTATTATGACTATGGAGATGAACCATTGGACGGCTTTGGACTTTGTGAAAAGGCACACGTCAAAGTATTTGGAAGAATTTTTCTACCCGTCTCTTACATTGTCATTTGCACCCTCAGCATTATAGTAAATATactttttatttcaactttaatCAAATCCAAACATCATAGAAAAACATTTCCTATGAATATGGCAATTTCTGATATGTTGTTTGCATTAACACTCCCTTTTTGGGCAGTGTATGCCCACAATGAATGGATATTTGGCAATGATTCCTGCAAGACAGTTACTGCGATTTACATCACTACTTTGTACAGCAGTATCCTGTTCATCACTTGTATAAGTGTGGATAGGTATTTAGGTGTAGTATGGACTCTTTCCAGCTGGAACCACTGTTCACCTATGGAAAACACCTTAGTGAGCTTTGTGGTGTGGAGCCTCTCCATCTTAGCAGCAGCTCCACATTGGACCTTCGTTCAGGAACAAGAGTTTCACGGCCAGAAGATTTGCATGTACCCTTTTGGAGAGGAAAATCACTTGCCTCTGTGGAAGATTCTCATGAAGTTTCAGCTGAACGTCTTTGGGTTTCTCACACCTTTTCTGATCATGCTCTTCTGCTACCTGCGAGTCTGCTGTGCTGTAGCGAAGGTTAAAGTGGGACCGAGACGAAAGAGTCTGAAATTGGTCATGATAGTTGTTGTGGTATTTTTTGTGTTATGGTTCCCGTACAACATTGTGTCCTTTTTACACTCCTTGCAACACTTGCATGTTATTTCTAATTGTGCCACAAGCCTACATCTGGATTTCGCCATTCAGGTTACAGAGGTCATTGCCTATAGCCATGGTTTTGTAAATCCCATTGTGTATGCCTTTGTCAACAAGAGGGTTTGGAAGGGCTTTGCTACGATGTGTGGGGGGAAATGCAGAAGAAGAACCAGTGATGAGTATGTGCTGGAGTGCTCCGATAGCACAAAGTCCATGTCAGTTCAGAGTGGAGTGATAGAGTTACAAGCAGTTCAGAGCTACCTAGAGAATAATACTCATCAACCAACAAACACAGAGCGGAGATAA